One genomic segment of Ancylobacter sp. IITR112 includes these proteins:
- the dprA gene encoding DNA-processing protein DprA, translating to MSGRGVHLDHEQRRDWLRLIRTEHVGPRSFRGLINRFGGAAAALEALPELARRGGGLLAPRVPSIAEAEAEMAALARLGGRFIALGEPDYPALLRAIDDAPPLLALRGRAELLARPTVAIVGARDASGAGRTITQRLARGLGAAGWVVASGLARGIDAAAHEASLATGTIAVIAGGHDRPYPRENEPLLARIAETGAVLSEMPMGWEPRARDFPRRNRLVSGLSLGVVVVEAAERSGSLITARLAAEQGREVLAVPGSPLDPRAGGTNALIKQGAALVTGAEDVLEALAALRDRPPALDMEEDTPGMEAAEPSDDMRARLLALLGPSPLPVDELVALSAATVSEVQILLLELELAGRLERHRDGSVSLLA from the coding sequence GTGAGCGGGCGCGGCGTTCATCTCGATCACGAACAGCGCCGCGACTGGCTCCGCCTCATCCGCACCGAGCATGTCGGCCCCCGCTCCTTTCGCGGGCTGATCAACCGCTTCGGCGGCGCCGCCGCCGCGCTCGAGGCGCTGCCCGAGCTCGCCCGTCGCGGCGGCGGGCTGCTCGCCCCGCGCGTGCCCTCGATCGCCGAGGCCGAGGCCGAGATGGCGGCGCTGGCGCGGCTCGGCGGCCGCTTCATCGCGCTGGGCGAGCCGGACTATCCCGCCCTGCTGCGCGCCATCGACGACGCCCCGCCGCTGCTCGCTTTGCGCGGCCGGGCGGAACTGCTGGCCCGCCCCACCGTCGCCATTGTCGGCGCCCGCGACGCTTCCGGCGCCGGGCGCACCATCACCCAGCGCCTCGCGCGCGGCCTCGGCGCGGCGGGCTGGGTCGTGGCCTCGGGTCTGGCGCGCGGCATCGACGCCGCCGCCCATGAGGCGAGCCTTGCCACCGGCACCATCGCCGTCATCGCCGGCGGGCATGACCGGCCCTATCCGCGCGAGAACGAACCGCTGCTGGCGCGCATCGCCGAGACCGGCGCGGTGCTGTCGGAAATGCCGATGGGCTGGGAGCCGCGCGCCCGCGATTTTCCCCGCCGCAACCGGCTGGTGTCGGGCCTCTCGCTGGGTGTCGTGGTGGTGGAGGCGGCCGAGCGCTCCGGCTCGCTCATCACCGCCCGCCTCGCCGCCGAACAGGGGCGCGAGGTGCTGGCGGTGCCCGGCTCGCCGCTCGATCCGCGCGCTGGCGGAACCAATGCGCTGATCAAGCAGGGCGCCGCGTTGGTCACGGGGGCGGAAGATGTGCTGGAAGCCCTCGCCGCCCTGCGTGACCGCCCGCCGGCGCTCGATATGGAGGAAGACACGCCGGGCATGGAAGCCGCCGAGCCGAGCGACGATATGCGCGCGCGCCTGCTCGCCTTGCTCGGGCCCTCGCCGCTGCCGGTGGACGAATTGGTCGCGCTCTCGGCCGCCACGGTCAGCGAGGTGCAGATCCTGCTGCTGGAGCTGGAACTGGCGGGCCGGCTGGAGCGCCACCGCGACGGCAGCGTCTCGCTGCTCGCCTGA
- the plsY gene encoding glycerol-3-phosphate 1-O-acyltransferase PlsY yields the protein MNASLPALSNIAALLLGYVLGSIPFGLLLTRMAGTQDIRSIGSGNIGATNVLRTGRKGLAAATLLGDALKGTVAVLLALAWLGPEAALVAALGAFLGHLFPVWLGFKGGKGVATFLGVTLALAWPAALVFAAAWLGVAFLTRYSSLAALVASVATALSAFFLASTPVGLLLSLLAALLWFMHRANIRRLLDGTEGRIGKKG from the coding sequence ATGAACGCATCCCTGCCCGCTCTGTCGAACATCGCCGCGCTGCTGCTGGGCTATGTGCTCGGCTCGATCCCGTTCGGCCTCCTCCTCACCCGGATGGCCGGCACGCAGGATATTCGCAGCATCGGCTCCGGCAATATCGGCGCCACCAATGTGCTGCGCACCGGCCGCAAGGGCCTCGCCGCCGCGACACTGCTGGGCGACGCGCTGAAGGGCACCGTGGCCGTGCTGCTGGCGCTGGCATGGCTCGGGCCCGAGGCGGCACTGGTGGCGGCGCTGGGCGCCTTTCTCGGCCATCTCTTCCCGGTCTGGCTCGGTTTCAAGGGCGGCAAGGGCGTCGCCACCTTTCTCGGCGTCACGCTGGCGCTGGCCTGGCCGGCGGCGCTGGTGTTCGCGGCCGCCTGGCTCGGCGTCGCCTTTCTCACCCGCTATTCCTCCCTCGCCGCGCTGGTGGCCAGCGTCGCCACCGCGCTTTCGGCCTTCTTCCTCGCCTCGACCCCTGTCGGCCTGCTGCTGAGCCTGCTCGCCGCGCTGCTGTGGTTCATGCACCGCGCCAATATACGCCGCCTTCTCGACGGCACCGAAGGGCGGATCGGCAAGAAGGGATAG